One part of the Arabidopsis thaliana chromosome 1 sequence genome encodes these proteins:
- the BGAL17 gene encoding beta-galactosidase 17 (beta-galactosidase 17 (BGAL17); FUNCTIONS IN: cation binding, beta-galactosidase activity, hydrolase activity, hydrolyzing O-glycosyl compounds, catalytic activity; INVOLVED IN: carbohydrate metabolic process; LOCATED IN: endomembrane system; EXPRESSED IN: 26 plant structures; EXPRESSED DURING: 12 growth stages; CONTAINS InterPro DOMAIN/s: Glycoside hydrolase, family 35, conserved site (InterPro:IPR019801), Glycoside hydrolase, family 35 (InterPro:IPR001944), Glycoside hydrolase, catalytic core (InterPro:IPR017853), Glycoside hydrolase, subgroup, catalytic core (InterPro:IPR013781); BEST Arabidopsis thaliana protein match is: beta-galactosidase 3 (TAIR:AT4G36360.2); Has 35333 Blast hits to 34131 proteins in 2444 species: Archae - 798; Bacteria - 22429; Metazoa - 974; Fungi - 991; Plants - 531; Viruses - 0; Other Eukaryotes - 9610 (source: NCBI BLink).), which yields MTISGKMGIVFRSLVVICITFVFFQRLWMQYWEDRLLRANALGLNTIQVYVPWNLHEPKPGKMVFEGIGDLVSFLKLCEKLDFLVMLRAGPYICGEWDLGGFPAWLLAVKPRLQLRTSDPVYLKLVERWWDVLLPKVFPLLYSNGGPVIMVQIENEYGSYGNDKAYLRKLVSMARGHLGDDIIVYTTDGGTKETLDKGTVPVADVYSAVDFSTGDDPWPIFKLQKKFNAPGRSPPLSSEFYTGWLTHWGEKITKTDAEFTAASLEKILSRNGSAVLYMVHGGTNFGFYNGANTGSEESDYKPDLTSYDYDAPIKESGDIDNPKFQALQRVIKKYNASPHPISPSNKQRKAYGSIKMQMTTSLFDLVRMTDPADVITSANPISMESVGQMFGFLLYESSYIAKKSGNTLRIPKVHDRAQVFVSCLSQDVDVGVLRYIGTTERWNNQPISLPTIECTTNTSLFILVENMGRVNYGPYIFDDKGILSSVYLDGQILHGWKMIPIPFHNLNQEPNLTFEMQHTKNRSKKFELTNDVGRKEPALFAGEFSINSEEEIKDTYLSFNGWGKGVAFVNEFNIGRYWPSVGPQCNLYVPAPLLKRGKNTLVVFELESPHLELSLEAVDHQDFTCGSNVSKVNQL from the exons ATGACAATTTCTGGAAAGATGGGAATCGTTTTCAGATCATTGGTGGTGATTTGCATTACTTTCGTGTTCTTCCAGAG ATTATGGATGCAGTACTGGGAGGATCGGCTTTTAAGAGCCAATGCTTTAGGCTTGAATACTATTCAAGTATACGTTCCTTGGAATCTGCATGAACCAAAGCCTGGGAAGATGGTTTTTGAGGGTATTGGTGATCTTGTCTCCTTTCTCAAGCTGTGTGAGAAACTAGATTTTCTGGTTATGCTACGTGCTGGACCTTATATCTGTGGAG AATGGGATTTGGGAGGCTTTCCTGCTTGGTTACTTGCTGTGAAACCACGTCTCCAACTAAGGACATCAGATCCTGTATATCTTAAGTTG GTTGAAAGATGGTGGGATGTTCTGTTACCGAAGGTATTTCCTCTGCTTTACAGCAACGGGGGTCCTGTTATAATGGTTCAG ATTGAAAATGAATATGGTTCATATGGAAATGACAAAGCTTATCTTCGTAAGCTAGTTAGTATGGCTAGGGGACACCTGGGGGATGACATTATTGT GTACACAACAGATGGAGGGACAAAAGAAACTCTTGATAAAGGAACTGTCCCTGTAGCTGATGTCTACTCAG CTGTTGATTTCTCTACCGGTGATGATCCTTGGCCAATATTTAAATTGCAAAAGAAGTTTAATGCTCCAGGAAGATCACCTCCACTTTCCTC GGAGTTCTACACTGGTTGGCTCACGCATTGGGGtgagaaaattacaaaaacagatGCCGAATTTACGGCAGCTTCTCTTGAAAAAATTCTGTCTCGAAATGGTTCTGCTGTGCTCTAT ATGGTGCATGGAGGAACAAACTTTGGTTTCTACAATGGCGCAAATACTGGCTCTGAAGAATCTGACTATAAACCAGATCTGACATCTTATGACTAT GATGCTCCCATTAAGGAGTCTGGTGACATAGATAATCCAAAATTCCAAG CTCTTCAGAGAGTGATTAAGAAGTACAATGCTTCACCACACCCCATTAGCCCATCCAATAAGCAACGGAAAGCTTATGGCTCTATCAAGATGCAGATGACAACATCACTGTTTGATTTAGTTCGTATGACAGATCCTGCAGATGTGATCACCTCCGCCAACCCAATTTCAATGGAATCTGTTGGACAG ATGTTCGGATTTCTTTTATATGAATCTTCATACATCGCAAAAAAGAGTGGGAATACACTAAGAATACCCAAG GTTCATGACAGAGCTCAAGTGTTTGTTTCATGTCTTTCCCAAGATGTTGATGTGGGAGTACTGAGATACATTGGTACTACTGAGAGATGGAACAACCAACCTATTTCTCTTCCAACTATTGAGTGTACCACAAACACTAGCTTATTTATTCTG GTTGAAAACATGGGTCGTGTAAATTATGGGCCATATATCTTTGATGACAAG GGTATTTTGTCTTCGGTTTATCTAGATGGTCAAATTCTCCATGGATGGAAGATGATACCAATTCCTTTTCACAATCTAAATCAAGAGCCAAATCTCACTTTCGAGATGCAACATACCAAAAACAGAAGTAAAAAGTTCGAGCTTACTAATG ATGTTGGTCGAAAGGAACCCGCTCTGTTTGCTGGTGAATTCTCTATCAacagtgaagaagaaatcaaagacaCATATCTATCATTCAACGGTTGGGGTAAAGGAGTTGCTTTTGTCAATGAATTCAACATTGGAAGATATTGGCCG TCTGTTGGACCACAGTGCAACCTCTATGTTCCTGCGCCACTTCTTAAGCGTGGCAAAAACACTTTG GTGGTATTCGAGTTGGAATCTCCGCATCTCGAGCTTTCGCTGGAGGCAGTGGATCACCAAGACTTCACATGCGGTTCAAATGTTTCCAAAGTTAATCAGTTGTAG
- the BGAL17 gene encoding beta-galactosidase 17, translating into MQMISRKFYIKDDNFWKDGNRFQIIGGDLHYFRVLPEYWEDRLLRANALGLNTIQVYVPWNLHEPKPGKMVFEGIGDLVSFLKLCEKLDFLVMLRAGPYICGEWDLGGFPAWLLAVKPRLQLRTSDPVYLKLVERWWDVLLPKVFPLLYSNGGPVIMVQIENEYGSYGNDKAYLRKLVSMARGHLGDDIIVYTTDGGTKETLDKGTVPVADVYSAVDFSTGDDPWPIFKLQKKFNAPGRSPPLSSEFYTGWLTHWGEKITKTDAEFTAASLEKILSRNGSAVLYMVHGGTNFGFYNGANTGSEESDYKPDLTSYDYDAPIKESGDIDNPKFQALQRVIKKYNASPHPISPSNKQRKAYGSIKMQMTTSLFDLVRMTDPADVITSANPISMESVGQMFGFLLYESSYIAKKSGNTLRIPKVHDRAQVFVSCLSQDVDVGVLRYIGTTERWNNQPISLPTIECTTNTSLFILVENMGRVNYGPYIFDDKGILSSVYLDGQILHGWKMIPIPFHNLNQEPNLTFEMQHTKNRSKKFELTNDVGRKEPALFAGEFSINSEEEIKDTYLSFNGWGKGVAFVNEFNIGRYWPSVGPQCNLYVPAPLLKRGKNTLVVFELESPHLELSLEAVDHQDFTCGSNVSKVNQL; encoded by the exons ATGCAGATGATATCTCGCAAGTTTTATATCAAGGATGACAATTTCTGGAAAGATGGGAATCGTTTTCAGATCATTGGTGGTGATTTGCATTACTTTCGTGTTCTTCCAGAG TACTGGGAGGATCGGCTTTTAAGAGCCAATGCTTTAGGCTTGAATACTATTCAAGTATACGTTCCTTGGAATCTGCATGAACCAAAGCCTGGGAAGATGGTTTTTGAGGGTATTGGTGATCTTGTCTCCTTTCTCAAGCTGTGTGAGAAACTAGATTTTCTGGTTATGCTACGTGCTGGACCTTATATCTGTGGAG AATGGGATTTGGGAGGCTTTCCTGCTTGGTTACTTGCTGTGAAACCACGTCTCCAACTAAGGACATCAGATCCTGTATATCTTAAGTTG GTTGAAAGATGGTGGGATGTTCTGTTACCGAAGGTATTTCCTCTGCTTTACAGCAACGGGGGTCCTGTTATAATGGTTCAG ATTGAAAATGAATATGGTTCATATGGAAATGACAAAGCTTATCTTCGTAAGCTAGTTAGTATGGCTAGGGGACACCTGGGGGATGACATTATTGT GTACACAACAGATGGAGGGACAAAAGAAACTCTTGATAAAGGAACTGTCCCTGTAGCTGATGTCTACTCAG CTGTTGATTTCTCTACCGGTGATGATCCTTGGCCAATATTTAAATTGCAAAAGAAGTTTAATGCTCCAGGAAGATCACCTCCACTTTCCTC GGAGTTCTACACTGGTTGGCTCACGCATTGGGGtgagaaaattacaaaaacagatGCCGAATTTACGGCAGCTTCTCTTGAAAAAATTCTGTCTCGAAATGGTTCTGCTGTGCTCTAT ATGGTGCATGGAGGAACAAACTTTGGTTTCTACAATGGCGCAAATACTGGCTCTGAAGAATCTGACTATAAACCAGATCTGACATCTTATGACTAT GATGCTCCCATTAAGGAGTCTGGTGACATAGATAATCCAAAATTCCAAG CTCTTCAGAGAGTGATTAAGAAGTACAATGCTTCACCACACCCCATTAGCCCATCCAATAAGCAACGGAAAGCTTATGGCTCTATCAAGATGCAGATGACAACATCACTGTTTGATTTAGTTCGTATGACAGATCCTGCAGATGTGATCACCTCCGCCAACCCAATTTCAATGGAATCTGTTGGACAG ATGTTCGGATTTCTTTTATATGAATCTTCATACATCGCAAAAAAGAGTGGGAATACACTAAGAATACCCAAG GTTCATGACAGAGCTCAAGTGTTTGTTTCATGTCTTTCCCAAGATGTTGATGTGGGAGTACTGAGATACATTGGTACTACTGAGAGATGGAACAACCAACCTATTTCTCTTCCAACTATTGAGTGTACCACAAACACTAGCTTATTTATTCTG GTTGAAAACATGGGTCGTGTAAATTATGGGCCATATATCTTTGATGACAAG GGTATTTTGTCTTCGGTTTATCTAGATGGTCAAATTCTCCATGGATGGAAGATGATACCAATTCCTTTTCACAATCTAAATCAAGAGCCAAATCTCACTTTCGAGATGCAACATACCAAAAACAGAAGTAAAAAGTTCGAGCTTACTAATG ATGTTGGTCGAAAGGAACCCGCTCTGTTTGCTGGTGAATTCTCTATCAacagtgaagaagaaatcaaagacaCATATCTATCATTCAACGGTTGGGGTAAAGGAGTTGCTTTTGTCAATGAATTCAACATTGGAAGATATTGGCCG TCTGTTGGACCACAGTGCAACCTCTATGTTCCTGCGCCACTTCTTAAGCGTGGCAAAAACACTTTG GTGGTATTCGAGTTGGAATCTCCGCATCTCGAGCTTTCGCTGGAGGCAGTGGATCACCAAGACTTCACATGCGGTTCAAATGTTTCCAAAGTTAATCAGTTGTAG
- the PS2 gene encoding inorganic pyrophosphatase 1 (phosphate starvation-induced gene 2 (PS2); FUNCTIONS IN: phosphatase activity; INVOLVED IN: metabolic process; LOCATED IN: cellular_component unknown; EXPRESSED IN: 19 plant structures; EXPRESSED DURING: 10 growth stages; CONTAINS InterPro DOMAIN/s: Pyridoxal phosphate phosphatase, PHOSPHO2 (InterPro:IPR016965), HAD-superfamily hydrolase, subfamily IB, PSPase-like (InterPro:IPR006383), Pyridoxal phosphate phosphatase-related (InterPro:IPR006384); BEST Arabidopsis thaliana protein match is: Pyridoxal phosphate phosphatase-related protein (TAIR:AT1G17710.1); Has 357 Blast hits to 345 proteins in 104 species: Archae - 0; Bacteria - 14; Metazoa - 174; Fungi - 18; Plants - 106; Viruses - 0; Other Eukaryotes - 45 (source: NCBI BLink).) — protein sequence MAYNSNSNNNNNNIVVVFDFDKTIIDVDSDNWVIDELGFTDLFNQLLPTMPWNTLMDRMMKELHDQGKTIEEIKQVLRTIPIHPRVVPAIKSAHDLGCELRIVSDANMFFIETIVEHLGISELFSEINSNPGYVDERGTLKISPYHDFTKSPHSCSCGTCPPNMCKGLIIERIQQSLAKEGKKKMIYLGDGAGDYCPSLKLNTEDYVMPRKNFPVWDLISQNPMLIKAAIREWTDGQSMEMILIGTIEEIRLEEEKEKMLTSAENNCKMQTISIGINNVHHEPILPRALRVSQSS from the exons ATGGCTTACAATAGCAATagcaataacaacaacaacaacattgtCGTTGTTTTCGACTTCGACAAGACCATCATCGACGTTGATAGCGATAATTGGGTAATCGATGAACTTGGCTTCACTGATTTGTTCAATCAACTTCTCCCCACCATGCCTTGGAACACACTCATG GACCGTATGATGAAGGAGCTTCATGATCAAGGCAAAACCATTGAGGAGATCAAACAAGTCTTGAGAACAATCCCAATTCATCCACGTGTCGTCCCTGCCATCAAATCTGCACATGATTTAGG GTGTGAGCTTAGGATAGTGAGCGATGCAAACATGTTTTTCATCGAGACCATCGTTGAACATCTCGGAATTAGCGAACTCTTCTCTGAGATCAACTCGAACCCAGGATATGTCGATGAACGTGGCACATTGAAAATCTCTCCCTACCACGACTTCACTAAATCCCCTCATAGCTGCTCTTGTGGCACTTGCCCTCCTAACATGTGCAAG ggtttgatcATTGAGAGGATTCAACAATCTTTAGCTAAagaagggaagaagaaaatgatctATCTAGGAGATGGAGCTGGCGATTACTGTCCAAGTTTGAAACTAAACACTGAAGATTACGTGATGCCACGTAAGAATTTCCCTGTATGGGATCTAATTAGTCAAAATCCAATGCTGATTAAAGCAGCGATTAGAGAATGGACCGATGGCCAAAGCATGGAGATGATATTGATAGGAACGATCGAGGAGATTAGattggaggaagagaaggagaagatgttGACTAGTGCGGAGAATAATTGCAAGATGCAGACCATCTCTATCGGGATTAATAATGTTCATCATGAACCAATATTGCCTCGTGCTCTTCGTGTGTCTCAGTCTAGTTAG
- the BGAL17 gene encoding beta-galactosidase 17: MAMTSWPSTGRQRRHQLASMLLLVLVVVGIYVPVFALLPSLSYTPQSLPSAIPQDEKMISRKFYIKDDNFWKDGNRFQIIGGDLHYFRVLPEYWEDRLLRANALGLNTIQVYVPWNLHEPKPGKMVFEGIGDLVSFLKLCEKLDFLVMLRAGPYICGEWDLGGFPAWLLAVKPRLQLRTSDPVYLKLVERWWDVLLPKVFPLLYSNGGPVIMVQIENEYGSYGNDKAYLRKLVSMARGHLGDDIIVYTTDGGTKETLDKGTVPVADVYSAVDFSTGDDPWPIFKLQKKFNAPGRSPPLSSEFYTGWLTHWGEKITKTDAEFTAASLEKILSRNGSAVLYMVHGGTNFGFYNGANTGSEESDYKPDLTSYDYDAPIKESGDIDNPKFQALQRVIKKYNASPHPISPSNKQRKAYGSIKMQMTTSLFDLVRMTDPADVITSANPISMESVGQMFGFLLYESSYIAKKSGNTLRIPKVHDRAQVFVSCLSQDVDVGVLRYIGTTERWNNQPISLPTIECTTNTSLFILVENMGRVNYGPYIFDDKGILSSVYLDGQILHGWKMIPIPFHNLNQEPNLTFEMQHTKNRSKKFELTNDVGRKEPALFAGEFSINSEEEIKDTYLSFNGWGKGVAFVNEFNIGRYWPSVGPQCNLYVPAPLLKRGKNTLVVFELESPHLELSLEAVDHQDFTCGSNVSKVNQL, translated from the exons ATGGCGATGACAAGCTGGCCATCAACGGGAAGACAAAGAAGACATCAATTGGCTTCCATGTTGCTCCTGGTTCTTGTAGTTGTCGGAATCTATGTTCCTGTCTTCGCTCTTCTCCCTTCACTGTCATATACTCCTCAGTCTCTACCTTCTGCTATACCTCAGGACGAGAAG ATGATATCTCGCAAGTTTTATATCAAGGATGACAATTTCTGGAAAGATGGGAATCGTTTTCAGATCATTGGTGGTGATTTGCATTACTTTCGTGTTCTTCCAGAG TACTGGGAGGATCGGCTTTTAAGAGCCAATGCTTTAGGCTTGAATACTATTCAAGTATACGTTCCTTGGAATCTGCATGAACCAAAGCCTGGGAAGATGGTTTTTGAGGGTATTGGTGATCTTGTCTCCTTTCTCAAGCTGTGTGAGAAACTAGATTTTCTGGTTATGCTACGTGCTGGACCTTATATCTGTGGAG AATGGGATTTGGGAGGCTTTCCTGCTTGGTTACTTGCTGTGAAACCACGTCTCCAACTAAGGACATCAGATCCTGTATATCTTAAGTTG GTTGAAAGATGGTGGGATGTTCTGTTACCGAAGGTATTTCCTCTGCTTTACAGCAACGGGGGTCCTGTTATAATGGTTCAG ATTGAAAATGAATATGGTTCATATGGAAATGACAAAGCTTATCTTCGTAAGCTAGTTAGTATGGCTAGGGGACACCTGGGGGATGACATTATTGT GTACACAACAGATGGAGGGACAAAAGAAACTCTTGATAAAGGAACTGTCCCTGTAGCTGATGTCTACTCAG CTGTTGATTTCTCTACCGGTGATGATCCTTGGCCAATATTTAAATTGCAAAAGAAGTTTAATGCTCCAGGAAGATCACCTCCACTTTCCTC GGAGTTCTACACTGGTTGGCTCACGCATTGGGGtgagaaaattacaaaaacagatGCCGAATTTACGGCAGCTTCTCTTGAAAAAATTCTGTCTCGAAATGGTTCTGCTGTGCTCTAT ATGGTGCATGGAGGAACAAACTTTGGTTTCTACAATGGCGCAAATACTGGCTCTGAAGAATCTGACTATAAACCAGATCTGACATCTTATGACTAT GATGCTCCCATTAAGGAGTCTGGTGACATAGATAATCCAAAATTCCAAG CTCTTCAGAGAGTGATTAAGAAGTACAATGCTTCACCACACCCCATTAGCCCATCCAATAAGCAACGGAAAGCTTATGGCTCTATCAAGATGCAGATGACAACATCACTGTTTGATTTAGTTCGTATGACAGATCCTGCAGATGTGATCACCTCCGCCAACCCAATTTCAATGGAATCTGTTGGACAG ATGTTCGGATTTCTTTTATATGAATCTTCATACATCGCAAAAAAGAGTGGGAATACACTAAGAATACCCAAG GTTCATGACAGAGCTCAAGTGTTTGTTTCATGTCTTTCCCAAGATGTTGATGTGGGAGTACTGAGATACATTGGTACTACTGAGAGATGGAACAACCAACCTATTTCTCTTCCAACTATTGAGTGTACCACAAACACTAGCTTATTTATTCTG GTTGAAAACATGGGTCGTGTAAATTATGGGCCATATATCTTTGATGACAAG GGTATTTTGTCTTCGGTTTATCTAGATGGTCAAATTCTCCATGGATGGAAGATGATACCAATTCCTTTTCACAATCTAAATCAAGAGCCAAATCTCACTTTCGAGATGCAACATACCAAAAACAGAAGTAAAAAGTTCGAGCTTACTAATG ATGTTGGTCGAAAGGAACCCGCTCTGTTTGCTGGTGAATTCTCTATCAacagtgaagaagaaatcaaagacaCATATCTATCATTCAACGGTTGGGGTAAAGGAGTTGCTTTTGTCAATGAATTCAACATTGGAAGATATTGGCCG TCTGTTGGACCACAGTGCAACCTCTATGTTCCTGCGCCACTTCTTAAGCGTGGCAAAAACACTTTG GTGGTATTCGAGTTGGAATCTCCGCATCTCGAGCTTTCGCTGGAGGCAGTGGATCACCAAGACTTCACATGCGGTTCAAATGTTTCCAAAGTTAATCAGTTGTAG
- the PYL3 gene encoding PYR1-like 3 (PYR1-like 3 (PYL3); FUNCTIONS IN: molecular_function unknown; INVOLVED IN: biological_process unknown; LOCATED IN: chloroplast; EXPRESSED IN: carpel; EXPRESSED DURING: 4 anthesis; CONTAINS InterPro DOMAIN/s: Polyketide cyclase/dehydrase (InterPro:IPR019587); BEST Arabidopsis thaliana protein match is: PYR1-like 2 (TAIR:AT2G26040.1); Has 386 Blast hits to 386 proteins in 26 species: Archae - 0; Bacteria - 0; Metazoa - 0; Fungi - 0; Plants - 386; Viruses - 0; Other Eukaryotes - 0 (source: NCBI BLink).) yields MNLAPIHDPSSSSTTTTSSSTPYGLTKDEFSTLDSIIRTHHTFPRSPNTCTSLIAHRVDAPAHAIWRFVRDFANPNKYKHFIKSCTIRVNGNGIKEIKVGTIREVSVVSGLPASTSVEILEVLDEEKRILSFRVLGGEHRLNNYRSVTSVNEFVVLEKDKKKRVYSVVLESYIVDIPQGNTEEDTRMFVDTVVKSNLQNLAVISTASPT; encoded by the coding sequence ATGAATCTTGCTCCAATCCAtgatccatcatcatcatcaacaacaacaacatcatcgtCAACACCATACGGATTAACAAAGGACGAGTTCTCAACACTAGACTCCATCATCCGAACACACCACACGTTCCCAAGATCGCCAAACACGTGCACATCACTCATAGCACACCGTGTAGACGCACCGGCACATGCCATATGGAGATTCGTCCGCGACTTCGCCAATCCAAACAAATACAAACACTTCATCAAGAGTTGCACCATCAGAGTTAACGGTAACGGCATCAAAGAGATTAAAGTTGGGACTATAAGGGAAGTTAGCGTGGTCTCTGGTCTTCCAGCGTCAACAAGCGTTGAGATACTCGAAGTTCTTGACGAAGAGAAACGAATCTTGAGTTTTCGTGTTCTTGGAGGAGAACACCGGTTAAATAATTACCGGTCGGTTACATCGGTCAACGAGTTCGTCGTCTTGGaaaaggataagaagaagagagtgtaTAGTGTGGTATTGGAGTCTTACATTGTTGATATACCACAAGGTAACACGGAAGAAGATACAAGGATGTTTGTGGATACGGTCGTTAAGTCGAATCTACAGAATCTCGCCGTCATTTCCACGGCTTCTCCGACCTGA
- a CDS encoding anoctamin-like protein: MNGSNGEERVVHEVAMVVPKRVLEEEEGDCVEVLVTELRKKGMVVDRVVGLAHEFLKVAAPSEILGNAAAELHIRKPTRLGIDLPFEMQGSEAFIRQPDGLLFSWFERFRCYQHLIYGIVNSGGHDVTLKLDGREFCWTAGESLLRRLESEGVIKQMFPLHDELKRKELLQNWALNWWNCTNQPIDQIYSYFGAKIGVYFSFLGMYTQWLIFPALLGFIVQMVDFGSLQFLALPSFFVGTILWAALFLQFWKRKNAALLARWQINCLVGPSQGYRFLGMEWSSLPFPKELIKNLGNERAKEKEAYQRYEWFAYRKRFRNDVLVIMSIICLQLPFELAYAHIFEIITSDIIKYVLTAIYLLIIQYLTRLGGKVSVKLINREINESVEYRANSLIYKVFGLYFMQTYIGIFYHVLLHRNFMTLRQVLIQRLIISQVFWTLMDGSLPYLKYSYRKYRARTKKKMEDGSSTGKIQIASRVEKEYFKPTYSASIGVELEDGLFDDSLELALQFGMIMMFACAFPLAFALAAVSNVMEIRTNALKLLVTLRRPLPRAAATIGAWLNIWQFLVVMSICTNSALLVCLYDQEGKWKIEPGLAAILIMEHVLLLLKFGLSRLVPEEPAWVRASRVKNVTQAQDMYCKQLLRSISGEFNSLTKPEQEQQQDSERF; this comes from the exons ATGAATGGGAGTAATGGGGAGGAGCGAGTTGTTCACGAGGTTGCAATGGTGGTTCCTAAGAGGGttctggaagaagaagaaggagactGTGTTGAGGTTTTGGTGACTGAGCTAAGGAAGAAAGGGATGGTTGTTGATAGAGTCGTCGGTCTTGCTCATGAGTTTCTCAAG GTAGCAGCTCCTTCGGAGATCTTGGGCAATGCAGCTGCAGAGCTTCATATACGCAAACCTACTCGTCTCG GAATTGATCTTCCCTTTGAGATGCAAGGGTCTGAGGCTTTCATTCGGCAACCTGATGGGTTATTATTCAGCTGGTTTGAACGTTTTCGGTGCTATCAACATCTTATTTATGGAATT GTAAACTCTGGTGGACACGATGTCACTCTGAAACTTGACGGCAGAGAGTTTTGTTGGACAGCAGGGGAATCATTACTTCGAAGGTTGGAATCAGAGGGCGTCATTAAACAAATGTTTCCTCTTCATG ATGAACTCAAGAGAAAGGAACTTCTCCAAAATTGGGCATTAAATTGGTGGAACTGCACAAACCAACCAATTGATCAGATCTACTCTTACTTTGGTGCAAAG ATTGGAGTCTACTTTTCGTTCTTGGGAATGTATACGCAATGGTTGATATTTCCAGCCTTACTTGGGTTTATAGTGCAGATGGTTGATTTTGG ATCCTTGCAGTTTCTTGCTCTCCCAAGTTTCTTTGTGGGCACAATACTCTGGGCTGCCTTGTTTCTTCAGTTCTGGAAACGTAAAAATGCGGCCTTGTTAGCCAG ATGGCAGATAAATTGTTTAGTTGGCCCCAGCCAAGGATATAGATTTCTCGGAATGGAATGGAGTTCCCTTCCTTTTCCAAAGGAGCTTATTAAGAATCTCGGAAATGAGAGAGCCAAAGAGAAGGAAGCCTACCAGAGATATGAATGGTTTGCTTATCGCAAGAGGTTTAGGAATGATGTTCTTGTTATCATGAGCATTATCTGCCTCCAACTTCCATTTGAGCTCGCGTATGCTCATATTTTCGAGATTATCACATCTGATATAATCAA GTACGTATTGACAGCTATCTACCTTCTAATCATTCAGTACCTCACTCGGCTAGGAGGGAAAGTATCTGTCAAGCTGATAAACCGAGAAATCAACGAGAGTGTGGAATACCGAGCTAACAGCTTGATTTACAAA GTTTTTGGGCTCTATTTTATGCAGACATATATTGGGATCTTTTATCATGTTCTTTTACATCGAAACTTCATGACACTTCGACAAGTATTGATCCAACGGTTAATAATCTCACAg GTTTTCTGGACTTTGATGGATGGTTCTTTACCTTATCTTAAGTACAGCTACCGAAAATATCGAGCTAG gacgaagaagaaaatggaagatggATCATCAACAGGGAAAATTCAAATAGCCTCAAGAGTGGAGAAGGAATATTTCAAGCCTACATATTCAGCAAGCATTGGGGTAGAACTTGAAGATGGACTTTTCGATG ATTCCCTCGAGCTGGCTTTGCAGTTTGGAATGATTATGATGTTTGCTTGTGCCTTCCCTCTTGCTTTTGCCCTTGCTGCAGTG AGCAATGTAATGGAAATAAGAACAAATGCTTTAAAGCTTTTGGTGACACTTCGAAGACCTCTTCCTCGTGCTGCTGCAACAATTGGAGCTTGGTTAAACATCTGGCAG TTTCTAGTAGTTATGTCCATATGCACAAACTCGGCACTCTTGGTATGCTTATATGATCAAGAAGGCAAATGGAAGATTGAACCGGGACTCGCCGCAATTCTCATCATGGAACATGTACTCTTACTTCTGAAATTTGGACTCTCTCGTCTCGTCCCTGAAGAGCCTGCTTGGGTTAGAGCCAGTCGTGTGAAGAACGTGACACAAGCACAAGACATGTACTGTAAACAGCTCTTAAGAAGCATTTCTGGTGAATTTAATTCCTTGACAAAACCtgaacaagaacaacaacaagactCAGAGCGCTTTTGA